The proteins below come from a single Aegilops tauschii subsp. strangulata cultivar AL8/78 chromosome 6, Aet v6.0, whole genome shotgun sequence genomic window:
- the LOC120967280 gene encoding uncharacterized protein, with product MEQARSSARAQLREHNPLAFDNYIRWLLENTRVAICPPTYNEDILEEPVNFEDLSKGKYNRDVRVGQGVPAVPVINYVRTEIKKAADESQSILENTLVGKGNDDGSLRAFLKRQAKKLRRLLNLLSCRDPEFDEPSASRSGTPSDPSSHHQGDDVSSSYAYLDDDGVVTQEGHELDDDMTLADAQLRAPYVFKPRQPRRRYTPNDFDNRGNPKVVVGTSRMASLDDEVEAEAEEEVQEEEPRPPRKKKITCRRGTRNTRERH from the exons ATGGAGCAAGCTCGTAGCAGTGCACGCGCCCAGCTTCGTGAGCATAACCCACTTGCTTTTGATAACTACATACGATGGCTTCTTGAAAATACTCGAGTTGCGATATGCCCGCCGACATATAATGAGGATATTCTTGAAGAACCCGTAAACTTTGAGGATCTATCAAAGGGGAAGTACAACAGAGATGTCAGGGTAGGGCAAGGAGTCCCTGCTGTTCCGGTGATTAACTATGTG CGCACCGAGATCAAGAAAGCAGCTGATGAGAGCCAGTCTATTCTTGAGAACACACTGGTTGGAAAAGGCAATGATGATGGTTCACTACGAGCATTCCTCAAG CGTCAGGCCAAGAAGTTAAGGCGGTTATTGAATCTTCTCAGTTGTCGTGATCCCGAATTTGATGAACCATCTGCCTCTAGGTCTGGTACACCATCAGACCCCTCATCTCACCATCAGGGGGACGATGTGAGTTCCTCATATGCTTATCTGGATGATGATGGCGtggtcacccaagag GGCCATGAGCTTGATGATGACATGACTTTGGCGGACGCTCAACTCCGGGCTCCATATGTGTTCAAGCCTAGGCAGCCCAGACGCCGGTACACGCCCAACGACTTTGACAACAGAGGCAACCCAAAGGTGGTCGTAGGGACCTCGCGGATGGCTAGCTTGGATGATgaggtggaggcggaggcggaggaggaagTGCAGGAAGAGGAGCCTCGTCCACCCAGGAAGAAGAAGATTACCTGCAGGCGTGGCACCAGGAACACACGCGAAAGGCATTAG
- the LOC109752236 gene encoding transcription termination factor MTERF8, chloroplastic — translation MLRLHKYVLTQLLPSSSLSTISLPLGRLISAAAPAVSPNPSFAVEEYLVATCGLTPAQAAKASPKISHLKSPAKPDAVLSFLAGHGLSTADVAALVAKDPKFLCAKVEKTLAPNVAELTGLGLSRAEIARLVSLAGESFRRTSVASRLSYFLSLFGSYDDLLRVVQKSPNLLGCDLDRVLKPNVAFLLECGLGVCDIAKLCIHSRWLLATNLERLRAMVACAQGIGVPCGSRMFRQALHAVAFLSQEKLTAKVELLKKTFMWSDAEVAIAISKAPTLLTRDKESLQRRSEFLISEVGLEPAYIAYRPAMLTYSLEGRIRPRYYVVKFLKENGLLKRDPSYFTVFKESGKAFNKMFIHPHKEAAQDLEKDYDAACKGEVPTNFRFT, via the coding sequence ATGCTCCGCCTCCACAAGTATGTCctcacccagctgctcccttcttcctccctctccACCATCTCCCTCCCTCTCGGCCGCCtcatctccgccgccgcgcccgccgtTTCCCCCAACCCTAGCTTCGCCGTGGAGGAGTACCTCGTCGCCACCTGCGGCCTCACCCCAGCACAGGCCGCCAAGGCCTCTCCGAAGATCTCCCACCTCAAATCCCCCGCCAAGCCCGACGCCGTCCTCTCCTTCCTCGCCGGTCACGGCCTCTCCACCGCCGATGTCGCCGCCCTCGTCGCCAAGGACCCCAAGTTCCTCTGCGCCAAAGTGGAGAAAACTCTGGCCCCCAACGTCGCGGAGCTCACCGGCCTCGGCCTCTCGCGTGCTGAGATCGCGCGCCTCGTCTCGCTCGCCGGTGAGTCCTTCCGCCGTACATCTGTCGCCTCAAGGCTATCCTACTTCCTGTCCCTCTTCGGCTCCTACGACGACCTCCTCCGGGTAGTCCAGAAAAGCCCCAATCTCCTCGGATGCGACCTCGACAGGGTTCTCAAGCCCAACGTCGCCTTCCTCCTGGAGTGCGGGTTAGGTGTTTGCGATATTGCCAAGCTGTGCATCCATTCGCGATGGCTGCTCGCCACCAACCTGGAACGCCTCCGGGCAATGGTGGCATGCGCCCAAGGTATAGGTGTGCCATGTGGCTCTCGGATGTTCAGACAGGCCTTGCATGCTGTCGCATTCCTCAGCCAGGAGAAGCTCACCGCCAAAGTGGAACTCTTGAAGAAGACGTTCATGTGGTCAGATGCCGAGGTCGCCATTGCTATTTCTAAGGCTCCAACGTTGCTGACGAGGGATAAGGAATCGCTGCAGCGCAGGTCCGAGTTCCTCATCTCTGAGGTGGGGTTGGAACCGGCATACATTGCTTATCGTCCGGCAATGCTCACTTACAGCTTGGAGGGCCGGATCAGACCCCGGTACTATGTCGTAAAGTTTCTCAAGGAAAATGGATTGCTCAAGCGTGACCCGAGCTACTTTACTGTTTTCAAGGAGTCCGGGAAGGCATTCAACAAGATGTTCATACACCCTCATAAGGAAGCTGCACAAGACCTTGAAAAAGACTATGATGCTGCTTGCAAAGGGGAGGTGCCCACTAATTTCAGATTCACATAA